AAGTGTGATTTGTGAACACCGTCACTGATTGCGAGAAATGCGGCGGCAAAGACGCCTAACTTTGATGTCATAGCGGAGTATAAAAATGCCAGTAGTGAAAGCCAGTCTGCACCTTTTTGGCGGCGATACCGTGGTGGTTCGCTGTTCAAACAATTGCCATATTCATTTGATGAGTGAGACGCGTTCTGCGGGCAAACCGCAGGCCGATATTCTTAGCGTGGAAGATAAGCAGTCTGCTTATTTGACGGTGCCATACAGCGGGACGTGGAAAGTGCTGATTGATAGCCATAGCCAGTCGCTTGAGCATTCAATCAGTTATGTCGCTGCATAAACGCTCGATTCCGGCCCTCAGCATGAAGGCCGGAATACTCTTTCAGGCAAATCCCGGTTGTAACCCTTCATCATCGTTTGGCTGTAGCCAGGCCCTGACTTTATTCACCAACTCATCAAGACAATCATCATGCATTCCGCGCTTCATGAGTTCTTGTTCCAGCGAAAACAGATACTGCGCGTTAGTGCCTAATGGACCGCTGGCGGCGGCAATTAATGGGGCAATCACCTCAGCTCGGGTATCGGCTTCGTAAAGCGGATGACGAGGGTCCATGATAAACACCAGCGCATTGACCACCCGGCCATCATCCAGCTCAAGTTTGCACCAGGTGGGTAAATAACAGCCGGTGATCATTTCTCGCTTCCAGACCAGCGTCAGTTCGTCTACAAGAATCTCTTCGGGTAGACGATACGCAAGACCGGTGGTGCGCCCGCCCTCTTTCAGTGCCAGCATGCGTCCTGGCTGGCAAGCGGTGCCGCGCCCCGCTGTCAAACGTAAACAAAATGCACGATGCCAGCCAACGAGCGTTCCTGCGGCTGAATCTTCATATTCGAATGCCGGGTTCCACATCAGGGAACCGTAGCCAAAAATCCATACGGGACTGCTATCGGGACGACAGGCGAGCGTTGCGGCAAGTGAAGCCGAGCGCTGCTCAGGGGTCCACAACAACGATTCCTCAATGGAACCAAAAGCTGTCTTACAATCCGCTTTCATTAAGAAATCACGTGTTAACACGATACACCTCCGCCACTGCAAACTTCCGTGTGATTACGTCAGATGCGCCTTCCGGGCTTTATATTGACTGCTCAATAACCTCAATAATTCGAGATGCAACTCGAAATATGCCGGTTATTTATAGAGCAGCATAACTGTGAACATATGCAATTAACGGGACGCTGGCAAGTTTGATGACAGTCACAAAAAAACAAAAATGTCATATTAACTTGCCATACTGAGGAGTCCTGCGCCGTTTGAATATCAATATCAATGCATTATGTAAGGTTAATTTTTTTCGTGTGCTACTTATACGTGTTATACCCAAAATTGAAGATGTGTAGGCGTCATTGATGAGGTGAAAATCATCTATTATTTATTTACTTAAAATGCATCTTCATGTTTTGCATTGCTTAATATCAGTAAACATAGGTTTTTAATCATCAGAAATACTATTGCTATTGAAGCGGTAAAACTGAGTAAATTTCCGCAGAAAACGTTGATTATTTGTTATGTTAACGGGGTTTTATTGCACGACTATAATAAATAAATGACTTAGCAACTCTGGATATGGAGAAGTACTTTGACCAAAACACAACATGAGGCGGTGAAAACCCGTCATAAGGAGAGTTCCCTCATTTTCCCGGTTTTAGCGCTGGCTGTATTGGCGATTTGGGGAGGGAGCCAGTCTTTGCCAGCGGTTGTTGGGATAAATATTCTGGCCCTGGTGGGCATTTTAAGTAGCGCCTTTAGCGTGGTTCGTCATGCTGACGTACTCGCGCACCGTTTGGGTGAACCCTACGGTTCTCTGATTCTGAGTCTTTCCGTCGTTATTCTTGAAGTCAGCTTAATTTCCGCATTGATGGCAACGGGTGATGCTGCGCCGACGCTGATGCGTGACACACTCTATTCCATCATTATGATTGTGACGGGTGGCCTGGTCGGCTTCTCATTGCTGCTCGGTGGCAATAAATTTGCCACGCAATATATGAATCTGTTTGGTATCAAACAGTATTTAATTGCCCTTTTCCCACTAGCGGTGATTGTGCTGGTGTTACCTACCGCGCTGCCCGCAGGCAACTTTAGCACCGGCCAGGCGTTAATGGCGGCCGCGATTTCCGCAGCAATGTATGGTGTATTCTTGTTAATTCAAACCAAGACGCACCAAAGTCTGTTCGTTTACGAGCATGAAGATGAGTCTGACGACGACGATCCGCATCATGGCAAACCGTCTGCACACAGCAGCACCTGGCATGCCATCTGGCTTATTGTTCACCTGATTGCGGTCATTGCGGTCACCAAAATGAACGCGGTGCCACTGGAGTCACTGCTAAGCACGTTGAATGCTCCTGCGCAGTTCACCGGTTTCCTGATCGCGTTATTGATCCTCTCGCCTGAAGGTCTTGGCGCATTGAAAGCGGTATTGAGTAATCAGGTTCAGCGTGCCATGAATCTGTTCTTCGGTTCGGTACTGGCAACCATTTCATTGACGGTCCCGGCGGTTACGCTTATCGCGATGTTGACAGGCAACGACCTGACCTTTGGCTTAGGGATGCCGGAGTTAGTGGTGATGCTGACTTCGTTAGTGTTGTGCCAGATTTCGTTTTCAACCGGGCGTACCAATGTGCTTAACGGCACCGCGCACCTGGCGCTGTTTGCCGCTTATTTGATGACGATTTTTGCCTGACAAATCTATGAGACAAAAAAAAGCCCTTATCGTGAGATAAGGGCTTTTTTGTTTTTATCTGCTGATTACTTACTGGTATCAAGCGGTTCGAAGTTCTTGACCAGGTCGTCAATCGCTTTGATTTGCTTGAGGAACGGTTCAAGTTTCGCCAGCGGCAGTGCTGATGGGCCATCACAACGTGCGTTGTCTGGATCCGGGTGCGCTTCGATAAACAGACCCGCCAGGCCAGTCGCCATACCTGCACGCGCCAGTTCTGTTACCTGCGCACGACGACCGCCAGATGCAGAACCAAACGGGTCACGGCATTGCAGGGCATGGGTCACATCAAAGATTACCGGTGAGCCATTAGAAACTTGTTTCATTACGCTAAAGCCCAGCATGTCGACAACCAGGTTGTCATAACCGAAGTTTGCACCACGGTCACACAGGATAATCTGGTCGTTGCCACCTTCGTGGAACTTATCAACGATGTTACCCATTTGGCCCGGGCTTACGAACTGTGGTTTTTTGACGTTGATAACCGCGCCGGTTTTCGCCATCGCTTCTACCAGGTCAGTCTGGCGTGCAAGGAATGCAGGCAGCTGGATAACGTCAACCACATCGGCAACAGGTTGTGCCTGGCTTGCTTCATGAACATCAGTGATGATTTTCACGCCGAAGGTTTGCTTCAGTTCCTGGAAAATCTTCATCCCTTCTTCGAGACCAGGGCCACGATAGGAGTTGATGGATGAACGGTTGGCTTTATCGAAGGATGCTTTGAATACGTACGGGATGCCCAGTTTCTGGGTCACAGTGACGTAATGCTCACAAATACGCATCGCCAGGTCGCGTGATTCCAGCACGTTCATACCGCCAAACAGAACAAACGGTAGGTCGTTTGCGACGTTGATATCACCAATACTAACCACTTTTTGTTTCATATTTTCGCCTTGTCAGGAGAGCCCGTCATACTTCAAGCTGCAGGCGTGTTGGCTGCAACTCGAATGATTCAGGGCTAAATTTTAGTCTTAATGCAAAGTTATCTGCTTTTGCGAAATCGAGTTGATTTGCGCTTTGATCATTTCGCTAATCGGGTCTTCCGGGCACTGCTCAACAAAATAGCTGAGGTCGGTGAGTGCCACATGTTCACAATCGAGTTGAGCATAAATCAAACCGCGATCGCGGATTTCATACGGATCTTCCGGATTGAACTGGAGCAACGCTTCGCTGGTACGCAGTGCCAGCTCCATTTGACGTTCTTCCATCAGCGCGGATTTCAGGGTGTCGAGTAGTTTACGCACTACTTCCGCGTTATCTGCTTCATCTAAATCTTCATCGAACAGTTCAGCTGTTGGCCCGACATTACCTTTCAACCACACTTCCAGCGTGTGCTCGTTGAGCGTATCGCCGTTAAAAGGATTGATAAGCCACATTTCGCCGTCCATCCAGTCGCCGCGTAAAATCAGCTGGGTCGGGAAAATGACCGGATTTAACGGAATATCGAGACGCTCGGCAATCCACAAAAGAATGGCCCCCAGCGACACCGCACTCCCCTGACGTTTGTTCAGCACACTATCGAGCCACAATGCGTCGGATAAACGGTAAACGCCACTGGCGTCTTTGAAACCCCAACTGCCGTAAAACAGTTCGACTAATTTTTCGAGTTGCACATCCTGGTGAAGACCTTCGCAGATCTCTTCACGCGCCAGGCTCGCCAGGCTTTCCAGTTGTGCACGTACTTCTTCTGCCGGGAAATCATCACGGATCAACTGCGAGACTAAAATCATGCCCTCGCACAACGGCGCCTGATTGAATTCGAAATCGGCTAACGACCTCATGACTTACCCCAATAATGGTATTTTTGTGGTGGCGAGTTTAATGATGATGTAAAGCACCACCAGGGCCAGCAGAAAGGCAAACAGCCGAATCTGCTGACTGCGCGGGCGTTTGCCCAGCACGATAAACCCTAAAACGATATAGATAATAACGCCAAATAGCTTCTCAGTCAGCCATGCACCTTGCGGTGTGAAGGGATAGAAATGCGTAATCATCACCAGCGCAGCACCACTGACCAGCAATACCGTGTCATTCACATGCGGCACAATGCGTACCCAGCGCTTGTTCGACATGGCTGAATCGCGGTATTGCCACCAGTAGCGTAAAACGAACAAACTGATGGAAATGAAGACCGTCAGTATATGCAAATGCTTGAGCGCGAAGTAAGTTGCCATTTAGCTCGATTCCTTCTTTCTAAAAAAAGCGTCCTACTGTCAGACGGTCATTGCCACCGTAATCCTGACAGCTTTGTATCTCGGTATACCCAGCATCGGTAAACAACTCGCGAACCTGGGATGCCTGCTGCCAACCGTGCTCAAGCAGCAACCAACCGCCAGATTCAAGGAAGTGGCGCGATGTTTCCACCAGTATGCGTAAA
The nucleotide sequence above comes from Buttiauxella selenatireducens. Encoded proteins:
- a CDS encoding gamma-glutamylcyclotransferase; translation: MLTRDFLMKADCKTAFGSIEESLLWTPEQRSASLAATLACRPDSSPVWIFGYGSLMWNPAFEYEDSAAGTLVGWHRAFCLRLTAGRGTACQPGRMLALKEGGRTTGLAYRLPEEILVDELTLVWKREMITGCYLPTWCKLELDDGRVVNALVFIMDPRHPLYEADTRAEVIAPLIAAASGPLGTNAQYLFSLEQELMKRGMHDDCLDELVNKVRAWLQPNDDEGLQPGFA
- a CDS encoding DUF1883 domain-containing protein, encoding MPVVKASLHLFGGDTVVVRCSNNCHIHLMSETRSAGKPQADILSVEDKQSAYLTVPYSGTWKVLIDSHSQSLEHSISYVAA
- the kdsA gene encoding 3-deoxy-8-phosphooctulonate synthase, translating into MKQKVVSIGDINVANDLPFVLFGGMNVLESRDLAMRICEHYVTVTQKLGIPYVFKASFDKANRSSINSYRGPGLEEGMKIFQELKQTFGVKIITDVHEASQAQPVADVVDVIQLPAFLARQTDLVEAMAKTGAVINVKKPQFVSPGQMGNIVDKFHEGGNDQIILCDRGANFGYDNLVVDMLGFSVMKQVSNGSPVIFDVTHALQCRDPFGSASGGRRAQVTELARAGMATGLAGLFIEAHPDPDNARCDGPSALPLAKLEPFLKQIKAIDDLVKNFEPLDTSK
- the sirB1 gene encoding invasion regulator SirB1; this encodes MRSLADFEFNQAPLCEGMILVSQLIRDDFPAEEVRAQLESLASLAREEICEGLHQDVQLEKLVELFYGSWGFKDASGVYRLSDALWLDSVLNKRQGSAVSLGAILLWIAERLDIPLNPVIFPTQLILRGDWMDGEMWLINPFNGDTLNEHTLEVWLKGNVGPTAELFDEDLDEADNAEVVRKLLDTLKSALMEERQMELALRTSEALLQFNPEDPYEIRDRGLIYAQLDCEHVALTDLSYFVEQCPEDPISEMIKAQINSISQKQITLH
- the chaA gene encoding sodium-potassium/proton antiporter ChaA, translating into MTKTQHEAVKTRHKESSLIFPVLALAVLAIWGGSQSLPAVVGINILALVGILSSAFSVVRHADVLAHRLGEPYGSLILSLSVVILEVSLISALMATGDAAPTLMRDTLYSIIMIVTGGLVGFSLLLGGNKFATQYMNLFGIKQYLIALFPLAVIVLVLPTALPAGNFSTGQALMAAAISAAMYGVFLLIQTKTHQSLFVYEHEDESDDDDPHHGKPSAHSSTWHAIWLIVHLIAVIAVTKMNAVPLESLLSTLNAPAQFTGFLIALLILSPEGLGALKAVLSNQVQRAMNLFFGSVLATISLTVPAVTLIAMLTGNDLTFGLGMPELVVMLTSLVLCQISFSTGRTNVLNGTAHLALFAAYLMTIFA
- the sirB2 gene encoding invasion regulator SirB2, which gives rise to MATYFALKHLHILTVFISISLFVLRYWWQYRDSAMSNKRWVRIVPHVNDTVLLVSGAALVMITHFYPFTPQGAWLTEKLFGVIIYIVLGFIVLGKRPRSQQIRLFAFLLALVVLYIIIKLATTKIPLLG